In a single window of the Kiloniellales bacterium genome:
- a CDS encoding P-II family nitrogen regulator yields MKKIEAIIKPFKLDEVKEALHEIGIKGITVIEAKGFGRQKGHTELYRGAEYVVDFLPKVKVEVVLEDGLVERAVEAIQQAAQTGRIGDGKIFVSSIDEAIRIRTGERGAEAV; encoded by the coding sequence ATGAAAAAGATCGAAGCCATCATCAAGCCGTTCAAGCTGGACGAGGTGAAGGAAGCCCTCCACGAGATCGGCATCAAGGGCATCACGGTGATCGAGGCCAAGGGCTTCGGCCGGCAAAAAGGCCACACGGAGCTATACCGCGGCGCCGAATATGTCGTCGACTTCCTGCCGAAGGTGAAGGTCGAGGTCGTTCTCGAGGACGGCCTCGTCGAGCGCGCCGTAGAAGCCATCCAACAGGCGGCCCAGACCGGCCGCATCGGAGACGGAAAGATCTTTGTGAGCTCGATCGACGAAGCGATCCGGATCCGCACCGGCGAACGCGGCGCGGAAGCCGTCTAG